In Planctomycetota bacterium, one genomic interval encodes:
- a CDS encoding putative motility protein, which translates to MSDLASQITGLSNAQLGTQIQFAVASKVLDAAKSQGQAALALLDQAAQVQQSLQDGHPYLGANVNVRA; encoded by the coding sequence ATGAGCGATCTCGCTTCGCAAATCACCGGCCTCTCCAACGCGCAGCTCGGCACGCAGATTCAGTTCGCCGTGGCGTCGAAGGTGCTTGACGCCGCCAAGTCGCAGGGACAGGCCGCCCTCGCCCTTCTCGATCAGGCCGCCCAGGTCCAGCAGTCGCTTCAGGATGGCCATCCCTATCTCGGCGCCAACGTCAACGTCCGGGCGTGA
- a CDS encoding radical SAM protein, with protein sequence MKQHYAAHPRKWREFSYVYPVISRRSGGLSIGVNLNIDKVCNWDCVYCQVDRSVPPPRMDVDLDALMSELDWLVGYAASGAIWDDVQFADVPADLRRINDIAFSGDGEPTTYPRFDEACEQAAAIKARHHLDAVKLIVLSNMTMAHRPAVQRGFAVLDQNNGEIWAKLEAGTQAYYELVDRSAVKLDRIVSNILDAGRLRPIVIQSMFMKLRGEPIPDAEFNTYLDRLAHLVAHGCQIKLVQLYTIARQTAESYATPLSDAQLDALAARLHARLPQLPAQTFYGVE encoded by the coding sequence CTGAAACAGCATTACGCCGCCCATCCCCGGAAATGGCGGGAGTTTTCGTATGTTTACCCGGTGATCTCGCGGCGCAGCGGCGGGCTTTCCATCGGCGTGAACCTCAACATCGACAAGGTCTGCAACTGGGACTGCGTGTACTGTCAGGTCGATCGCAGCGTCCCCCCGCCGCGCATGGACGTCGACCTCGACGCCCTGATGAGCGAGCTGGACTGGCTCGTCGGTTACGCCGCCAGCGGGGCGATCTGGGACGATGTGCAGTTCGCCGATGTGCCGGCCGATCTTCGCCGCATCAACGACATCGCCTTCTCCGGCGACGGCGAGCCGACGACGTATCCGCGCTTCGATGAAGCGTGCGAACAGGCCGCAGCGATCAAGGCCAGGCACCATCTCGATGCCGTGAAGCTGATCGTGCTTTCCAACATGACCATGGCGCACCGCCCCGCCGTGCAGCGCGGCTTCGCCGTCCTCGATCAAAACAACGGCGAAATCTGGGCCAAGCTCGAAGCCGGCACGCAGGCGTACTACGAACTTGTCGATCGCTCGGCCGTGAAGCTCGATCGCATCGTCAGCAACATCCTCGACGCCGGCCGCCTCCGCCCGATCGTCATCCAGTCCATGTTCATGAAACTCCGCGGCGAGCCGATCCCCGATGCGGAATTCAACACCTACCTCGACCGGCTCGCCCATCTCGTGGCGCACGGCTGTCAGATCAAGCTCGTGCAGCTTTACACCATCGCCCGTCAGACCGCCGAGTCGTATGCGACGCCCCTTTCCGATGCGCAGCTCGACGCCCTCGCGGCCCGGCTCCACGCCCGACTCCCCCAGCTCCCCGCTCAGACGTTCTACGGAGTGGAGTAA
- the queA gene encoding tRNA preQ1(34) S-adenosylmethionine ribosyltransferase-isomerase QueA: MRIDELDYELPPELIARTPADRRDAARLLVYERGGGAMSHRVVADLPALMRPGDLLVINDTKVLPARFDAVRVRTGGKVEGLFVETRDDQMWHVLLKSGGKLGPGERLDLAGAGELELITQREDGSWNAARHSELDTAALLDRVGRMPLPPYIRAQREGDETRFDALDRQRYQTVYARQHGAVAAPTAGLHFTEALLADLRAMGVRIAPVTLHVGLGTFAPVRTDTLEAHDMHEERFTVPAATLAELAAARADRRRIVAVGTTTVRTLESLPPPPELDPTQDYSAATRLLISPGFAFRYTDALMTNFHLPRSTLLALVAALTGLDRLKALYAEAIARRYRFYSYGDAMLIV, from the coding sequence ATGCGCATCGACGAACTGGACTACGAACTGCCCCCGGAATTGATCGCCCGCACGCCGGCGGATCGGCGCGATGCGGCGAGGTTGTTGGTTTACGAACGGGGCGGAGGCGCGATGTCGCATCGTGTGGTGGCGGATTTGCCGGCGCTGATGCGGCCCGGCGACCTGCTGGTCATCAATGACACGAAGGTGCTGCCCGCCCGGTTCGACGCGGTGCGGGTCAGGACCGGCGGGAAAGTCGAGGGGCTGTTCGTCGAAACGCGCGATGATCAGATGTGGCACGTGCTGCTCAAAAGCGGCGGGAAACTTGGGCCGGGCGAACGGCTCGACCTCGCCGGTGCGGGGGAACTGGAGCTGATCACGCAGCGCGAGGATGGATCATGGAACGCGGCGCGACACAGCGAGCTTGACACGGCGGCGCTCCTCGATCGGGTGGGCCGCATGCCATTGCCGCCGTACATCCGGGCACAGCGCGAAGGCGATGAAACCCGCTTCGACGCGCTCGATCGGCAGCGCTATCAGACGGTGTACGCTCGGCAGCACGGCGCGGTCGCCGCGCCGACGGCGGGGCTGCACTTCACCGAGGCGCTGCTGGCGGACCTGCGGGCGATGGGCGTGCGGATCGCGCCGGTGACCCTGCATGTCGGGCTGGGCACGTTCGCCCCCGTTCGCACCGACACGCTCGAAGCTCACGACATGCACGAAGAGCGCTTCACCGTCCCCGCCGCCACGCTCGCCGAACTCGCCGCCGCACGAGCCGACCGCCGGCGCATCGTCGCCGTCGGCACCACCACCGTCCGCACGCTCGAAAGTCTCCCCCCGCCCCCGGAACTGGACCCCACGCAAGACTACAGCGCCGCGACGCGCCTCCTGATTTCGCCCGGCTTCGCCTTCCGCTACACCGATGCGCTGATGACGAACTTTCATCTGCCGCGCAGCACGCTCCTCGCCCTCGTCGCCGCGCTGACCGGGCTCGATCGCCTCAAGGCCCTCTACGCCGAAGCGATCGCGCGAAGGTACCGATTTTACAGTTACGGCGACGCGATGCTGATCGTGTGA
- a CDS encoding DUF3887 domain-containing protein: MQRTAGRHRWRITLSRVAEVILVFLLVVVTLGLALQWQNQQMLREVLSQLRSESRKVTLTEPTVTLTPGKPAVKPAAMDKPDKPAMTAPPLEPVTTAPEVAAAPSSTPDRATVEPAKPDAAPTEPTAATTTSPTKPDAAPAPVNPEDEKAWTTFGPTVEQFVQQLMNGDYDAVVKRFNAHMAANLTKSQLAAIIDPIRQQHGSFKALTRHAVESDNLPPEMHVFNVGVELNDGHALTLTITLDDKQRVTGLLMK, translated from the coding sequence ATGCAACGCACCGCGGGCCGCCATCGATGGAGGATCACCCTGTCACGAGTCGCTGAAGTCATTCTGGTGTTTTTGCTGGTGGTGGTGACGCTGGGGCTGGCGCTTCAGTGGCAGAACCAGCAGATGTTGCGGGAAGTGTTGAGCCAGTTGCGATCGGAGTCGCGGAAGGTGACGCTCACCGAGCCGACCGTGACGCTCACGCCGGGCAAGCCGGCTGTTAAACCCGCCGCGATGGACAAGCCGGACAAACCGGCGATGACCGCTCCGCCGTTGGAGCCGGTGACGACCGCGCCGGAGGTGGCCGCCGCGCCGTCGTCGACGCCCGACCGCGCGACGGTCGAACCCGCCAAGCCCGACGCCGCGCCGACCGAGCCGACCGCCGCGACGACGACTTCGCCGACGAAGCCCGACGCCGCCCCGGCCCCTGTGAACCCGGAGGATGAAAAAGCATGGACGACGTTCGGGCCGACTGTCGAGCAGTTCGTGCAGCAGCTCATGAACGGCGACTATGACGCCGTCGTCAAACGCTTCAACGCCCACATGGCCGCGAACCTCACCAAGAGCCAGCTCGCCGCCATCATCGACCCCATCCGCCAGCAGCACGGCTCGTTCAAGGCCCTGACCCGGCACGCCGTCGAATCCGACAACCTCCCCCCCGAAATGCACGTCTTCAACGTCGGCGTCGAACTCAACGACGGTCACGCCCTCACGCTGACCATCACTCTCGACGACAAACAGCGCGTCACGGGATTGTTGATGAAGTAG
- a CDS encoding YraN family protein, with protein sequence MRRWLQIWRDYRQKRDRLGARGERAAAKTLRKAGYKIVGRNVRTRLGEIDLIVRRGRERVLVIVEVKTTTSEDPPPEVHVDRHKQRKLSALAGQLVRTHQLEDHVVRFDVVGVVWPEGAKKPVRVTHHVNAFESML encoded by the coding sequence ATGCGTCGGTGGTTGCAAATATGGCGTGATTATCGGCAAAAGCGCGACCGGCTGGGCGCGCGCGGCGAGCGCGCGGCGGCAAAGACGCTTCGCAAGGCGGGATACAAAATCGTCGGACGCAATGTGCGGACGCGCCTGGGCGAAATCGATCTGATCGTGCGGCGGGGCAGGGAGCGCGTGCTGGTCATCGTCGAGGTGAAGACGACGACGTCGGAGGACCCGCCGCCGGAGGTGCACGTCGATCGCCACAAGCAGCGGAAGCTCTCGGCGCTGGCGGGACAGTTGGTGCGGACGCATCAGCTCGAGGATCACGTGGTGCGTTTTGATGTGGTGGGCGTGGTGTGGCCCGAAGGCGCGAAGAAGCCGGTGCGGGTGACGCATCATGTCAATGCGTTTGAGTCGATGTTGTGA
- a CDS encoding prepilin-type N-terminal cleavage/methylation domain-containing protein: MIHDTSSHLAAGLAPRGASTHPRRGDLSPPAAPSARYAFTLIELLSVIAIIAALIGILMPSLSSAREVARGGKCLANLHAIGTAGAMYQRDYGGAFWPTVRFDYPTAGKKTYFWGTVGDPPDPTHSWLLNYTNDTLAIFDCPALKWGTYIPQAGMKAPTTTYGYNAWCLDPAFWGRTNAAGRPMSYKRDLDLRRPSDLFVFADSGLSWSPGGIVIFQNSTSLDPVTFPWGPNTTATNHFRHRDQTNALLADNHAAAFDPDGGSFTQPDQKLGFVGAENTPHYDQ; this comes from the coding sequence ATGATCCACGACACGTCATCCCATTTAGCGGCGGGGCTTGCCCCGCGCGGCGCATCGACTCATCCGCGGCGGGGGGACTTAAGTCCCCCCGCCGCGCCGAGCGCGCGATACGCCTTCACCCTGATCGAACTCCTCTCCGTCATCGCCATCATCGCCGCGCTGATCGGCATCCTCATGCCTTCGCTCTCCAGCGCCCGCGAAGTGGCGCGCGGCGGAAAATGCCTGGCGAACCTGCATGCGATCGGCACCGCCGGCGCCATGTATCAGCGCGACTACGGCGGGGCATTCTGGCCGACCGTGCGCTTCGACTATCCGACCGCCGGCAAAAAGACCTACTTCTGGGGCACCGTCGGCGACCCGCCCGACCCGACGCACAGTTGGCTCCTCAATTACACCAATGACACGCTCGCCATCTTCGACTGCCCCGCGCTCAAATGGGGCACGTACATCCCGCAGGCCGGCATGAAAGCGCCGACGACGACGTATGGCTACAACGCGTGGTGCCTCGACCCCGCCTTCTGGGGACGCACCAACGCCGCCGGTCGACCGATGAGCTACAAGCGCGATCTCGATCTGCGTCGCCCCTCCGACCTGTTCGTCTTCGCCGACTCGGGCTTGTCATGGTCGCCCGGCGGCATCGTCATCTTTCAGAACAGCACCTCCCTCGACCCCGTGACTTTCCCCTGGGGTCCCAACACGACCGCGACGAATCACTTCCGCCATCGCGATCAGACCAACGCGCTTCTCGCCGACAATCACGCCGCCGCGTTCGATCCCGATGGCGGCTCCTTCACCCAGCCCGATCAGAAGCTTGGCTTCGTCGGTGCCGAAAACACACCTCACTATGATCAATAA
- a CDS encoding PEP-CTERM sorting domain-containing protein (PEP-CTERM proteins occur, often in large numbers, in the proteomes of bacteria that also encode an exosortase, a predicted intramembrane cysteine proteinase. The presence of a PEP-CTERM domain at a protein's C-terminus predicts cleavage within the sorting domain, followed by covalent anchoring to some some component of the (usually Gram-negative) cell surface. Many PEP-CTERM proteins exhibit an unusual sequence composition that includes large numbers of potential glycosylation sites. Expression of one such protein has been shown restore the ability of a bacterium to form floc, a type of biofilm.), whose protein sequence is MIHVSSRYGTHRATAAVFFDPQTPSHPVLAARTGCFFCLWVASPGAQPGKESAMFVRVSLLACVMFVMTGLASLASAAIIPIGSGENTAYVVVNFADGADYRFDVSFTGSVTGLDLFDLIEASTTLTTDRQTFDFGAGPVVFIDGIHFDGHDNSGFGGGENYWHYFTRDAAIDPWAVSFDAVNQRVAGDDSWDGWVYGSASEPFVTSIPEPASMISFALVMGALVTRRR, encoded by the coding sequence ATGATTCATGTGTCCTCGCGGTATGGGACGCATCGGGCAACGGCAGCCGTCTTTTTTGACCCACAGACGCCAAGCCACCCGGTACTCGCCGCGAGGACCGGGTGTTTTTTTTGTCTGTGGGTCGCTTCGCCCGGCGCGCAACCGGGCAAGGAGTCTGCCATGTTTGTCCGCGTCTCTCTTCTCGCGTGTGTCATGTTCGTCATGACCGGTCTCGCTTCCCTCGCCTCCGCCGCCATCATCCCGATCGGCTCCGGCGAGAACACCGCCTACGTCGTCGTCAACTTCGCCGACGGAGCCGACTATCGCTTCGACGTCTCCTTCACCGGGTCCGTCACGGGCCTGGACCTCTTCGACCTCATCGAAGCGAGCACCACCCTCACCACCGATCGTCAGACCTTCGACTTCGGCGCCGGCCCCGTCGTCTTCATCGACGGCATCCACTTCGACGGACACGACAATTCCGGCTTCGGCGGCGGGGAAAACTACTGGCACTACTTCACGCGCGACGCCGCGATCGATCCGTGGGCCGTCTCCTTCGATGCGGTCAATCAGCGTGTCGCAGGCGATGATTCGTGGGACGGATGGGTGTACGGGTCGGCGAGCGAACCGTTCGTGACAAGCATTCCCGAACCGGCGTCGATGATCTCCTTCGCACTGGTCATGGGCGCCCTCGTCACACGTCGCCGATGA
- a CDS encoding MFS transporter, which yields MNGVTTRLSVMMFIQFFVWGAWFATLGQALGAAGMAEKFGGGSYGSAPIAAIIAPLFLGLIADRLFSSERVMGVLFLIGGVLMYLAYGYAKAGDGEMMVWLFIGHMLCYMPTLGLSNTIAFTNITDQNDFPKIRVWGTIGWIAAGLVVGFAGWSSDFKILILAAASSLVLGVYSFTLPHTPPPARGKPFDIRALLMVDALKLLAKPAFFVFIACSTLICIPLAYYYGLTSNYLHNTGFVAPASTMTIGQMSEIIFMLLIPFFFRRLGVKYMILLGMLAWVIRYGLYALAAPDQVIWMIYIAVALHGVCYDFFFVTGFMYTDKVAAKDIRGQAQSMLVFFTQGVGMYFGYWVCFAKLGTVEKYGELTAAIDKARPPVDETFVQSMMNMFKVSDLKALGISPDLISTAMKQWAEFWWLPAGMAGVIAVIFFIGFWDKMSNYDKTDASNTESMNNALAAEELP from the coding sequence ATGAATGGTGTGACCACTCGCCTGAGCGTGATGATGTTCATCCAGTTTTTCGTATGGGGCGCGTGGTTCGCCACGCTCGGGCAGGCGCTGGGCGCGGCGGGCATGGCGGAAAAATTCGGCGGCGGGTCCTACGGCTCCGCACCGATCGCCGCCATCATCGCGCCGCTTTTCCTCGGACTCATCGCCGACCGACTCTTCTCGTCCGAGCGCGTCATGGGCGTGCTGTTCCTCATCGGCGGCGTCCTGATGTACCTCGCCTACGGATACGCCAAAGCGGGCGACGGCGAGATGATGGTCTGGCTCTTCATCGGACACATGCTCTGCTACATGCCGACCCTCGGCCTCTCCAACACGATTGCCTTCACGAACATCACCGACCAGAACGACTTTCCGAAGATTCGCGTCTGGGGCACGATCGGTTGGATCGCCGCCGGGCTCGTCGTCGGGTTCGCCGGCTGGTCGTCGGACTTTAAGATTCTCATCCTCGCCGCCGCGTCGTCGCTCGTGCTGGGCGTGTACAGCTTCACGCTCCCGCACACGCCGCCCCCGGCGCGCGGCAAGCCGTTCGACATCCGCGCGCTTCTGATGGTCGATGCGCTGAAGCTGCTGGCCAAGCCCGCCTTCTTCGTGTTCATCGCCTGCTCGACGCTCATCTGCATTCCCCTCGCCTACTACTACGGACTGACCTCCAACTACCTGCACAACACGGGCTTCGTCGCCCCGGCGTCGACGATGACCATCGGGCAGATGTCCGAGATCATCTTCATGCTGCTCATTCCGTTCTTCTTCCGCCGGTTGGGCGTCAAATACATGATCCTGCTGGGCATGCTCGCCTGGGTCATTCGCTATGGGCTTTACGCACTCGCCGCTCCCGATCAGGTCATCTGGATGATCTACATCGCCGTCGCGCTGCACGGCGTATGCTACGACTTCTTCTTCGTCACCGGGTTCATGTACACCGACAAAGTCGCGGCGAAAGACATCCGCGGGCAGGCGCAGAGCATGCTCGTGTTCTTCACGCAGGGGGTCGGCATGTACTTCGGCTACTGGGTCTGCTTCGCCAAACTCGGCACCGTCGAAAAATACGGCGAGCTGACCGCCGCCATCGACAAGGCCCGCCCGCCGGTCGACGAAACATTCGTGCAGTCGATGATGAACATGTTCAAGGTGTCGGACCTGAAAGCGCTGGGCATCAGCCCCGATCTGATTTCGACGGCGATGAAACAGTGGGCGGAGTTCTGGTGGCTCCCGGCCGGGATGGCCGGCGTCATCGCGGTGATCTTCTTCATCGGATTCTGGGACAAGATGTCCAACTACGACAAGACCGACGCGTCGAACACCGAGTCGATGAACAACGCGCTCGCCGCCGAGGAACTTCCCTGA
- a CDS encoding beta-ketoacyl-ACP synthase II produces MTTSNKTRIVITGIGWVTPLGHDIETVWSALLAGKSGISATERFDATTFPTRFSAQVKNYDFTKFVQHPEHHARAGLNTRFALGAARQAWTGAKLDQCGDLDLDRVGIYLGSGEGTLDFDNYIGCIVHGWDEEKRAIDPVKWAGQAKAKLDMWREFEQESNMTLSHIAMELGASGPAYNCLTACAASTQAIGEASEILRRGDADVMVSGGAHSMIHPLGVTGFNRLTALSTRNDTCLTASRPFNRTRDGFVLGEGSGMVVLETLEHAKKRHAPILAELVGYGSSADAYRITDIHPEGRGPIGSMRGALAQAGVELADIDYISAHGTGTSENDSIETRAVKAVFGDIARQIPVSSIKSMMGHLIAAAGAVELITCILAMRDGKIPPTINLDDPDPELDLDYVPNHARDQQVDVALSNSFGFGGQNDTVIIRRFEN; encoded by the coding sequence ATGACTACATCGAATAAAACACGCATTGTCATCACCGGCATCGGATGGGTCACGCCGCTCGGCCATGACATCGAGACCGTCTGGTCCGCCCTGCTCGCCGGCAAAAGCGGCATCAGCGCCACCGAGCGCTTCGACGCGACGACCTTCCCCACGCGCTTTTCCGCACAGGTCAAAAACTACGATTTTACGAAGTTCGTCCAGCACCCCGAGCATCACGCCCGGGCCGGGCTCAATACGCGCTTCGCCCTCGGGGCGGCCCGGCAGGCATGGACCGGCGCGAAGCTCGATCAATGCGGCGACCTGGATCTGGATCGCGTGGGCATCTACCTCGGGTCCGGCGAAGGCACGCTCGACTTCGACAACTACATCGGGTGCATCGTGCACGGGTGGGACGAGGAAAAGCGCGCGATCGACCCCGTCAAGTGGGCGGGTCAGGCGAAGGCGAAGCTGGACATGTGGCGCGAGTTCGAGCAGGAATCGAACATGACGTTAAGCCATATCGCGATGGAGCTGGGCGCGAGCGGGCCGGCGTACAACTGCCTGACCGCCTGTGCCGCCAGCACGCAGGCGATCGGCGAAGCGAGCGAAATTCTCCGCCGCGGCGACGCGGACGTGATGGTCAGCGGCGGGGCGCATTCGATGATTCATCCCCTGGGCGTGACCGGCTTCAATCGCCTCACCGCCCTCTCGACGCGCAATGACACGTGTCTGACGGCCTCGCGCCCGTTCAACCGCACGCGCGACGGATTCGTCCTCGGCGAGGGCTCGGGCATGGTCGTCCTCGAAACGCTCGAACATGCGAAAAAGCGTCACGCCCCCATCCTCGCCGAACTCGTCGGCTACGGCTCCAGCGCCGACGCCTATCGCATCACGGACATCCATCCCGAAGGGCGCGGCCCGATCGGGTCCATGCGCGGCGCCCTCGCGCAGGCCGGCGTCGAACTCGCCGACATCGACTACATCTCCGCGCACGGCACCGGCACCAGCGAAAACGACTCGATCGAAACCCGGGCCGTTAAAGCCGTCTTCGGCGACATCGCCAGGCAGATTCCCGTCAGCTCGATCAAGAGCATGATGGGCCACCTGATCGCCGCCGCCGGCGCGGTGGAGCTGATCACCTGCATCCTCGCCATGCGCGACGGCAAAATCCCCCCGACGATCAACCTCGACGATCCCGATCCCGAACTCGACCTGGACTACGTGCCCAACCATGCGCGCGATCAGCAGGTCGACGTCGCCCTCTCCAACAGTTTCGGCTTCGGCGGTCAGAACGACACGGTGATCATCCGGCGGTTTGAAAATTGA
- a CDS encoding beta-ketoacyl-[acyl-carrier-protein] synthase family protein, translated as MPPRVVITGLGSVSGLGIGAAAMWEAVCNGRSALATICAFDPAGFDVRIGSEVREFKVNDYVPKSYRKATKVMARDISLAVAAADRAVRDANLMTPGIDPEQPRSYPGNRTGCHIGAGLIAAEINELGDAAHQSVGEDGEFDLHKWGSEGMTHLTPLWLLKYLPNMLACHVTIIHDAQGPSNTITCSEASSGLSIGESMRVIQRGNADMCFCGGAESKINPMTFYRQYLTGHLTKTGNDRPAAAVRPFDQTADGSVPGEGGSILVLESRETADKRGARVYAQLVGFGASHTIHPEGGGLVPDPAGKGIAAAIKSALRDAHLTPADIDLIIPFGSAIPAFDQAEAAAMKSVFGDRLADIPLWSSAPYVGNIGAGNGGMNAAVAAMALAEQTIPARLNCDTPVDGLNAKSAAAAKADLRHVLVFTSSLGGQNVALILSRA; from the coding sequence ATGCCGCCACGCGTGGTGATCACCGGACTTGGAAGCGTCAGCGGGCTGGGCATCGGCGCCGCCGCCATGTGGGAAGCCGTCTGCAACGGCCGCTCCGCCCTGGCGACCATCTGCGCCTTCGACCCCGCCGGTTTCGACGTCCGCATCGGCTCCGAAGTCCGCGAATTCAAGGTCAACGACTACGTCCCAAAGAGCTACCGCAAGGCCACGAAAGTCATGGCCCGCGACATCTCCCTCGCCGTCGCCGCCGCTGATCGGGCCGTGCGCGATGCGAATCTCATGACCCCCGGCATCGACCCCGAGCAGCCCCGCTCGTATCCCGGTAATCGCACCGGCTGTCACATCGGGGCCGGCCTCATCGCCGCCGAAATCAACGAGCTGGGCGACGCGGCCCACCAATCCGTCGGCGAGGACGGCGAGTTCGATCTGCACAAGTGGGGCTCGGAGGGCATGACGCACCTCACCCCGCTCTGGCTCCTCAAGTACCTGCCCAACATGCTCGCCTGTCACGTCACGATCATTCACGACGCACAGGGCCCGTCCAACACGATCACCTGCTCCGAAGCGTCGAGCGGTCTGAGCATCGGCGAGTCGATGCGCGTCATCCAGCGCGGCAACGCCGACATGTGCTTCTGCGGCGGGGCCGAGAGCAAGATCAATCCGATGACCTTCTACCGTCAATATCTGACGGGTCATCTGACCAAGACCGGCAATGACCGCCCCGCCGCCGCCGTGCGACCCTTCGACCAGACGGCCGACGGGTCCGTGCCTGGCGAAGGCGGGAGCATTCTGGTGCTCGAATCGCGCGAGACGGCCGACAAGCGCGGCGCCCGCGTTTACGCTCAGCTTGTCGGCTTCGGCGCATCGCATACGATCCACCCCGAAGGCGGCGGACTCGTCCCCGATCCCGCCGGCAAGGGCATCGCCGCCGCGATCAAGAGCGCCCTCCGCGATGCGCACCTCACGCCCGCCGACATCGATCTGATCATCCCCTTCGGCTCCGCCATTCCCGCGTTCGATCAGGCCGAGGCCGCCGCCATGAAGAGCGTCTTCGGCGATCGCCTCGCCGACATCCCCCTCTGGTCCAGCGCCCCGTACGTCGGCAACATCGGCGCGGGCAACGGGGGCATGAACGCCGCCGTCGCCGCCATGGCGCTGGCCGAGCAGACCATCCCCGCCCGCCTCAACTGCGACACGCCCGTCGACGGCCTCAACGCCAAGTCCGCCGCCGCGGCCAAGGCCGACCTCCGTCACGTACTCGTCTTCACCAGCAGCTTGGGCGGTCAGAACGTCGCCCTCATCCTCAGCCGCGCTTAA